Proteins from one Candidatus Krumholzibacteriota bacterium genomic window:
- a CDS encoding chromate transporter: MGLYWSIFLSFLKVGTFGYGGGPALIPLIEKEVVTNYGWLTAEEFVDAYAMASTLPGPIATKMALCIGLKTAGPIGAASALIAMLLPSSIFIILLSMLYYKYRNLHSVQAIIRGVRPVVIALLMVTVAHLGPKSIFNWDTFIIALLAFIVVFYLNIHPVYTILSAAVIGFLFYR, translated from the coding sequence ATGGGGCTATATTGGTCGATTTTTTTATCATTTCTAAAAGTAGGGACATTTGGATATGGTGGTGGCCCGGCACTTATACCTCTCATTGAAAAAGAAGTCGTCACTAATTACGGGTGGTTGACTGCGGAGGAGTTTGTCGATGCTTACGCGATGGCCAGTACGTTGCCAGGTCCGATAGCCACAAAAATGGCTTTATGCATAGGGTTGAAAACAGCCGGGCCGATAGGCGCTGCCTCCGCTCTGATTGCCATGCTATTGCCTTCAAGCATTTTTATAATATTGCTGTCAATGTTATATTACAAATACAGGAATCTACATTCAGTTCAGGCGATCATCCGGGGCGTACGCCCGGTAGTAATAGCCCTTTTGATGGTGACAGTGGCGCATCTTGGTCCAAAATCGATATTTAACTGGGACACATTTATTATCGCGCTTCTGGCGTTCATAGTAGTATTTTATCTTAATATTCATCCTGTATACACGATACTCAGCGCTGCTGTCATAGGATTTCTTTTTTATCGTTGA